One window from the genome of Pieris napi chromosome 3, ilPieNapi1.2, whole genome shotgun sequence encodes:
- the LOC125063299 gene encoding stress-activated map kinase-interacting protein 1, which yields MATYDNKAWLLKNIRDAFIATDDTGLCEIVMAGEDFSKIFQTKAIEEKKRMRNRVINRPSTSKGRESFAEDDERDIATLFDPYPDMEDSDEDPMYGSWFRHEEFGGHRQRSNTAQWLDKKELALKKAAKIKVVKWEESYPQLTEDQKAEAFKKVEVKKPQKQKSLLTEQLEKCPDLPHRQYLEYAKFDGTAQLGLPTKVFKIFMTTVPEKHQNYPVIVCVIASAKIKDLIGFTCYKYSIEHPDIALGSVHDYGLCIAEDDGEVDWAFPCLDNNEPCSKFGFTCLGLIDTKQKEKIIQVTTPIPDIDMGHSVFCFPKAPDSGQSNINSTKQHTGGSDTSEIMKAMHSVTEGKGLGFQSGPPLTDAPHDKLYRVQLLHKVRASTPVQLCITLDQIEVVPLVTQKHAFWSRPKYFLHSMNSVAWCQILEAKSNKTSFRIVYSPSHDTAFNDSYTAGNSGAFQATAIYKKHDFECDHDTARRIVDKVNTILDLRNSPCRREYKNTKEKKLHTRRSFHTKQLKS from the exons aTGGCTACCTATGATAACAAAGCTTGgcttctaaaaaatattagagaTGCATTTATTGCAACAGACGATACCGGTTTGTGTGAAATTGTTATGGCTGGTgaagatttttcaaaaatattccaAACCAAAGCAATTGAAGAGAAAAAGCGCATGAGAAATAGAGTAATAAATAGGCCGAGCACAAGTAAGGGGAGAGAGAGTTTCGCTGAGGATGATGAGAGGGATATAGCGACACTGTTTGATCCATACCCTGATATGGAAGACAGTGATGAGGATCCCATGTATGGCAGTTGGTTCCGTCATGAAGAGTTTGGAGGACACAG acAAAGATCAAACACAGCTCAATGGCTGGACAAAAAAGAATTAGCCTTAAAAAAGGcagcaaaaataaaagtgGTAAAATGGGAAGAATCATACCCTCAATTAACTGAAGACCAAAAAGCTGAAGCATTCAAAAAAGTTGAGGTTAAAAAGCCACAAAAACAGAAGTCTTTACTTACAGAGCAATTAGAGAAGTGTCCTGATTTGCCTCACCGTCAATATCTGGAGTATGCAAAGTTTGATGGCACAGCACAACTTGGGTTACCtactaaagtatttaaaattttcatgaCAACTGTCCCAGAGAAACATCAAAATTATCCAGTCATTGTTTGTGTTATAGCTAGTGCCAAGATCAAAGATTTGATAGGTTTCACTTGCTACAAGTacag taTAGAACATCCCGATATCGCACTTGGCTCAGTACATGATTATGGACTTTGTATAGCAGAGGACGATGGTGAAGTTGACTGGGCATTCCCCTGCTTAGACAACAATGAACCGTGCTCAAAGTTTGGCTTTACCTGCCTCGGGCTCATAGATACAAAACAAAAGGAGAAAATTATTCAAGTGACTACACCAATTCCAGATATTGATATGGGCCACAGTGTCTTTTGTTTCCCAAAAGCCCCTGATTCAGGACAGAGTAATATAAACTCTACCAAGCAGCACACGGGCGGCAGTGACACATCAGAAATTATGAAAGCCATGCATTCTGTTACTGAAG GTAAGGGGTTAGGCTTCCAGTCGGGCCCACCCTTGACGGATGCCCCGCACGATAAGCTGTACAGGGTTCAGTTATTACACAAAGTGCGGGCTAGCACCCCGGTCCAACTCTGCATTACACTGGATCAGATTGAAGTTGTCCCACTCGTAACACAGAAACATGCTTTTTGG tcaaGGCCAAAATACTTTCTGCACAGCATGAACTCTGTGGCATGGTGTCAAATATTAGAAGCAAAGAGCAATAAGACATCATTCCGGATTGTCTACTCACCTAGTCACGATACTGCCTTCAACGACTCATACACAGCAG gtaactCCGGTGCATTCCAGGCCACAGCAATTTATAAGAAACACGATTTTGAGTGCGATCACGACACAGCACGAAGAATCGTCGATAAAGTAAACACCATATTAGATCTCAGAAATAGTCCGTGTCGACGAGAATATAAAAACACCAAAGAGAAGAAACTTCACACAAGAAGAAGTTTCCACAcgaaacaattaaaaagttgA